The Maridesulfovibrio zosterae DSM 11974 genome window below encodes:
- a CDS encoding ECF transporter S component, giving the protein MGFSDQIKKDFSTFTMVLIAVAIVLNIAVGQLVSLLKLPVFLDSIGTVLVAVLAGPWAGGLTGLLTNLIWGMITSPVAAAFSPVAMVIGLSAGYCARYGLFKNIWLVILSGVIITIFTAIVAVPIRLYMFGGITGSGADFLTAYMMALGKDLFGSVVVTVFTSNLLDKIVTAALVWGIVKTLPARTTSRFMSSPQRS; this is encoded by the coding sequence ATGGGCTTTTCAGATCAAATCAAGAAAGATTTTTCAACTTTTACAATGGTTTTAATTGCGGTGGCTATTGTTCTTAACATTGCTGTCGGGCAATTGGTCTCCCTTCTTAAACTACCTGTTTTTCTGGATTCTATAGGAACTGTCTTAGTTGCCGTTCTGGCTGGACCATGGGCCGGAGGTTTGACAGGGCTGCTTACAAATCTGATCTGGGGCATGATTACTTCTCCTGTTGCTGCAGCTTTTTCTCCAGTGGCAATGGTTATCGGTTTATCTGCCGGCTATTGTGCCAGATATGGACTGTTTAAAAATATATGGTTGGTAATTTTAAGCGGTGTGATCATTACTATTTTTACAGCGATTGTTGCTGTTCCCATCCGTCTGTATATGTTCGGAGGAATAACCGGAAGTGGTGCTGATTTTCTTACCGCATACATGATGGCCCTTGGTAAAGACCTTTTCGGTTCAGTAGTTGTAACTGTTTTTACGTCCAATCTGCTTGATAAAATAGTAACTGCTGCGCTCGTATGGGGGATTGTTAAAACTCTTCCTGCAAGAACAACGTCACGTTTTATGAGCTCCCCTCAACGTTCATAA
- a CDS encoding energy-coupling factor transporter transmembrane component T family protein — translation MHDSSENITLYIKSESRIKRLHPFNKLAYILLTGMLVYLGPAALEIGLVFIFINMLLAVYGGVAAPVLKTVCCTILPLAVFMLPIHGFLYPDNKTVLYSWHMISLYREGLIFACTVLVQLTALLTASLLFVFTTHPADFLTALTESGCSPVLAYLIGSPLLLLPAMRDRVGVIQAAQRARGMDCEGSLWKRIQAVKPLLSPFVLGTLVEIEQRAISLEVRGFNSCRRVSSWHQVEDSLGQQICRWTMLVCCAGIIVYHFLS, via the coding sequence GTGCATGATAGTTCAGAAAATATAACGCTTTATATTAAGAGTGAATCCAGGATTAAAAGATTGCATCCCTTCAATAAGCTGGCTTACATCTTATTGACAGGGATGCTAGTCTATCTTGGTCCTGCTGCTTTAGAAATCGGGCTAGTTTTCATTTTCATTAATATGTTGCTGGCGGTCTATGGCGGAGTTGCCGCTCCTGTATTGAAGACGGTATGTTGCACAATATTGCCTCTAGCTGTGTTTATGCTTCCAATCCATGGTTTTCTTTATCCTGACAACAAAACTGTTTTATATTCTTGGCATATGATTTCGCTTTACCGTGAGGGGCTTATATTTGCCTGCACGGTTTTAGTGCAGCTTACAGCTTTGCTTACAGCTTCCTTACTTTTTGTGTTTACGACTCACCCTGCTGATTTTCTGACTGCACTTACAGAGAGCGGATGCTCTCCTGTTTTAGCATATCTTATAGGAAGTCCTTTGCTTCTTCTGCCTGCTATGCGGGATCGAGTGGGAGTAATTCAAGCGGCGCAACGGGCAAGAGGTATGGATTGTGAGGGCAGTTTGTGGAAAAGGATTCAGGCTGTTAAACCTCTATTAAGTCCTTTTGTTTTGGGAACTCTGGTTGAGATTGAGCAGCGAGCTATATCGCTTGAAGTTCGTGGATTCAACTCCTGCCGTAGAGTTTCTTCATGGCATCAGGTTGAAGATTCCCTAGGGCAGCAGATTTGTCGCTGGACTATGCTTGTCTGTTGTGCCGGAATTATAGTTTATCATTTTCTGAGTTAA
- a CDS encoding energy-coupling factor ABC transporter ATP-binding protein encodes MLKIENLTYTYADSNTKSLDSISMQVEEGEFVAVIGANNSGKSTLCNAIAGVIPHLYHGEISGKVWVQDKDSFKMSVSEIAMSVGLVMQDPVRQLSGVRYTVFEEVAFSLENRGVERSKMKEQVDNVLNMIGLAELSDRPPYQLSGGQQQKVALASVMACDPSILVLDEATTFLDPQGVLQIFEIMLRLKKNGKTIVMADQHLEWVAKYADRVVVMNSGKIVMQGTPAEVLTSPLIKEIGLDWTRYTHVASLAKTIGIWSNASGLGITFEEVVDGLTLS; translated from the coding sequence ATGCTGAAAATTGAAAATTTGACTTATACCTATGCCGATTCAAATACGAAATCACTTGATTCTATTTCTATGCAAGTGGAAGAGGGAGAGTTTGTTGCCGTTATTGGAGCCAATAATTCCGGAAAATCAACTTTGTGTAATGCAATAGCCGGAGTAATTCCACATCTGTACCATGGAGAAATAAGCGGAAAAGTATGGGTACAGGATAAGGACAGCTTCAAGATGTCTGTCAGTGAGATCGCTATGTCCGTCGGGCTTGTAATGCAGGACCCTGTTCGCCAGTTATCAGGTGTTCGTTATACTGTTTTTGAGGAGGTTGCATTCAGCCTTGAAAATCGCGGTGTAGAGCGATCAAAAATGAAAGAGCAGGTTGATAATGTTCTAAATATGATCGGTCTGGCAGAGCTTTCCGATAGACCTCCTTATCAACTTTCAGGAGGACAGCAGCAGAAGGTAGCTTTAGCGTCAGTAATGGCTTGTGATCCTTCTATTCTGGTGCTGGATGAGGCAACTACTTTTTTAGATCCTCAGGGAGTTCTCCAGATTTTTGAAATTATGCTGCGCCTTAAAAAAAACGGGAAAACGATTGTCATGGCTGATCAACATCTGGAATGGGTGGCGAAATATGCTGATAGAGTTGTTGTTATGAATAGTGGAAAAATAGTTATGCAAGGCACTCCTGCAGAGGTTTTGACTTCTCCGCTCATAAAAGAGATCGGCTTGGATTGGACCCGTTATACTCATGTTGCAAGCCTGGCAAAGACCATTGGAATATGGAGCAATGCAAGTGGGCTTGGAATCACGTTTGAAGAAGTTGTAGACGGTTTGACCCTGTCTTAA
- a CDS encoding energy-coupling factor ABC transporter ATP-binding protein, with amino-acid sequence MQINVNNIYFSYPNGHKALNNVSLSIKSGEMVALLGHNGSGKSTLAKHLNGLLVPDDGEVEVSGLVTGSTSVSHMAGKVALLFQNPDNQICKRRVYDEVAFGPRNLGYSADRVDRLVHDSLAALELQSKEESNPHDLGYSERKRLALASVIAMDTDVLVLDEPTSALDSHEISLLVQVLQRCKAQGKTVLIISHDMDFIAEYFSRVICLQNGQKSFDGMMIDFFNEKELLSDCGLLPPQIVRLNKHFDITTSSITPEDFIDEFIASNK; translated from the coding sequence GTGCAGATAAACGTTAATAATATTTATTTCAGCTACCCTAATGGACATAAAGCTCTGAACAACGTTTCTTTAAGTATTAAGAGCGGTGAGATGGTGGCTCTTCTGGGGCATAATGGTTCCGGTAAGAGCACTTTGGCAAAGCATCTGAATGGACTTTTGGTACCAGATGATGGTGAAGTTGAAGTCAGCGGTCTGGTCACAGGCTCTACTTCCGTTTCACATATGGCTGGAAAAGTTGCTTTGCTCTTTCAGAATCCTGATAATCAGATATGTAAGCGCCGTGTATATGATGAGGTTGCTTTTGGTCCACGTAATCTGGGCTATTCTGCGGATAGAGTTGATAGGCTTGTTCATGATTCGCTGGCCGCTCTTGAGCTTCAGTCAAAAGAAGAAAGCAATCCGCATGATCTGGGTTACAGTGAACGTAAGCGTCTGGCTTTAGCTTCAGTTATAGCAATGGACACGGATGTTTTAGTACTTGATGAACCTACTTCTGCACTTGATTCCCATGAAATTTCGCTTCTTGTTCAGGTTTTGCAGCGCTGTAAAGCACAAGGTAAGACTGTCCTTATTATCAGTCATGACATGGATTTTATTGCTGAATATTTTTCTCGTGTCATTTGTCTGCAAAATGGACAGAAGAGTTTTGACGGCATGATGATTGACTTTTTTAATGAAAAAGAATTGTTAAGTGATTGCGGTCTGTTGCCTCCTCAAATTGTCCGTCTTAATAAGCATTTTGATATTACAACTTCTTCAATCACACCTGAAGATTTCATTGATGAATTTATTGCGAGCAACAAATAG
- a CDS encoding response regulator — MKINPKIHYQYLVSDPEYSVLAQLILLLFIIILLVFIWNRKLSKLNGFLNAEVAQRRRMERVHSVLNCIALAVTDVSGIEEFYLILQQQIGNLMFASNFFVVSYDKESDIISYPYFSDELESMPCKRKLGYGLTDHVLRTGDSLYVDKEIRKELLARGEVYEIIGKEAFYWIGTPLIFKGDIVGAIVLQSYDEQHVLTRSDLDVLTFLSSYVSIAVERLYLLEQGKEQTVALKESEERFRSLFEDSADATVLLESQSIIECNAAAYKLLGMSSCEDLLGMNPYQFSPEFQDDGNLSRDLVGVILDEATQKGSIRFEWNIKRKLGEIIPIEVLATPISYRSRDIFHVVMRDISDRKAREAVLAEREVMYRSLFDHASDAIVLMDENRNMISANPEAVSMFRCSSEKEFTSYHPEIFMPKFQPGGESSSKIFEGNMKTILETGGLDYEVILRRLDGDEFFARVRARKLVISGKIVLLGTFNDITERHRSRAEIERSVSLLTATIESSADGILAVDGYGRVVAWNSLLADMWSLSEYDLNSGIISDIFGFIVEQVDEDQSSIFNLCDFFLDSNEGQVDELVLKDGRIIEKYSNPQRIGNDVVGRVWSFRDVTDRRLGEDALRSSYHQLNDIIEFLPDPTLVVNNKGIVVAWNKAIEIVSGVLKEDILGKGNYEYSLPFYDKRRPILVDCALSGSFDILTEMYESVESKGDSLYGEVYTPYVFEGEGAYFWGVAGPLKDDSGNVVGAIECMRNVTDRKIVEQELHRAKLAAEAATRAKSEFLANMSHEIRTPMNSIVGFGHLLQSSDLDLIQEEYLKKMMSSAGFLLSIIDEILDFSKIEAGKFVLEEVEFELDSVLAKICNMVAVKSEQKDIEFVLSVAPDVPHKIVGDPLRLEQILTNLSNNAVKFTEKGEVNLLISSKGQSDKCAEIEFIIKDSGIGLSEDEVSDLFRSFSQADASITRKYGGTGLGLAITHSLVTQMGGDIHVESELDQGSSFSFTVSFDIVESDVCFYLSNNIRRPRVLVVDDNKLSQFFIASTLRDISFDVVLESSAVSAIKVLKSAADEKNAFDLIYMSFRMSGISGLEAVQLVKEIPVIKNIPIILMVPVSADEEFRQDALGKGTAGFISKPVTRLSLYESLRNNFDIEGNYTSDCVVEESELIQDNESPKKRVLLVEDNLLNQQVAKRMLEGLGCTVDVAVNGQKGVEALWANSYDLVLMDIQMPEMDGLTATRLIRSDKRYDDLPILAMTAHAMQGDREKSLNAGMNEHLTKPINPKVLRAALRKYIDKDSSSYKAIGNFIDIGDVALPQISGIDCEGGLKNIGGNYPSYIRVLYGFRSEYTGVVSELQEMVEKSDFDTALVVLHSLKSVAGNIGAVHLCELCGALEKGIKDKNYRKIELDFQFFSAELDMIIDSLATVEDIL; from the coding sequence ATGAAAATTAATCCCAAGATTCATTATCAATATCTTGTCAGCGATCCTGAATACAGTGTTCTTGCTCAGCTTATACTTCTGCTTTTTATTATTATTTTGCTGGTTTTTATTTGGAATAGAAAGCTATCTAAACTTAATGGGTTTCTTAATGCAGAAGTTGCTCAGCGTAGACGAATGGAGCGTGTGCATTCTGTTTTGAATTGTATTGCTCTTGCAGTCACTGATGTGAGCGGTATTGAAGAGTTTTATCTGATTTTACAGCAACAGATCGGTAATTTGATGTTTGCCAGTAATTTCTTTGTAGTCTCATACGATAAAGAGTCCGATATTATCAGTTATCCATATTTTTCTGATGAGCTGGAATCCATGCCGTGCAAACGTAAACTTGGCTATGGGTTAACGGATCATGTTCTGAGAACTGGAGACTCTTTGTATGTGGATAAAGAGATACGTAAGGAGTTACTTGCCCGTGGCGAGGTTTACGAAATTATCGGTAAAGAGGCTTTCTATTGGATTGGTACTCCGCTTATATTTAAAGGAGATATTGTCGGAGCTATTGTTCTTCAAAGCTATGATGAACAGCATGTTTTGACCAGATCAGATCTTGATGTTTTAACCTTTCTTTCTTCTTATGTAAGTATCGCCGTTGAGCGGCTTTATTTACTTGAGCAAGGCAAAGAACAGACCGTCGCGCTAAAGGAAAGTGAGGAACGTTTCAGAAGCCTTTTTGAGGATTCAGCTGATGCAACAGTCCTTCTCGAATCCCAAAGCATTATTGAGTGCAATGCGGCTGCATATAAATTATTAGGAATGTCATCATGTGAAGACTTATTAGGTATGAATCCGTATCAATTTTCACCAGAATTTCAAGATGATGGAAATCTGTCCAGAGATTTAGTCGGAGTTATTCTTGATGAAGCTACACAAAAAGGAAGTATTCGTTTTGAGTGGAATATTAAGAGAAAGCTTGGAGAAATAATTCCAATAGAGGTATTGGCCACTCCTATTTCATATCGTAGTCGTGATATTTTCCATGTCGTTATGCGTGATATATCTGATCGAAAAGCCAGAGAAGCTGTACTTGCTGAAAGGGAAGTGATGTATCGATCATTGTTCGATCATGCCAGTGATGCAATTGTGCTGATGGATGAAAACAGAAATATGATCAGTGCTAATCCAGAAGCGGTATCAATGTTTCGCTGCTCATCAGAAAAGGAATTTACTTCGTATCATCCAGAAATATTTATGCCTAAGTTCCAGCCTGGAGGAGAGTCGTCTTCAAAAATTTTTGAGGGCAATATGAAAACTATTCTTGAAACTGGTGGGCTGGATTATGAAGTTATTTTAAGGCGTCTTGATGGAGATGAATTTTTTGCAAGGGTAAGGGCAAGAAAGTTGGTGATCAGCGGTAAAATTGTGCTGCTGGGTACATTTAATGATATTACAGAACGTCATCGTTCCAGAGCTGAAATTGAACGTTCTGTTTCACTTCTTACTGCAACAATTGAATCTTCCGCTGACGGTATTCTTGCGGTTGATGGATATGGCCGGGTTGTCGCATGGAACAGTTTACTTGCCGATATGTGGAGCTTGTCGGAGTATGATCTTAATTCAGGGATTATTTCAGATATTTTTGGATTTATTGTGGAGCAGGTCGACGAAGATCAATCCAGTATTTTTAACCTGTGTGATTTTTTTCTTGATTCAAATGAGGGGCAGGTTGATGAACTAGTACTTAAGGACGGGAGAATTATAGAAAAATATTCAAACCCGCAACGCATCGGAAATGATGTCGTGGGGCGTGTCTGGAGTTTTAGGGATGTAACCGATCGTCGTCTGGGTGAAGATGCTCTTCGCAGCTCTTATCACCAACTGAATGATATTATAGAATTTTTACCTGATCCGACACTTGTTGTTAATAATAAAGGGATTGTTGTTGCCTGGAATAAAGCTATTGAGATTGTTTCCGGAGTCCTCAAAGAAGATATTCTTGGCAAAGGAAATTATGAGTACTCATTGCCGTTTTATGATAAGCGCAGACCTATTCTGGTTGATTGTGCTCTCTCTGGATCTTTTGATATATTGACTGAGATGTATGAATCCGTGGAAAGTAAAGGGGATTCCTTGTACGGAGAAGTATACACCCCTTATGTTTTTGAAGGAGAGGGAGCTTATTTTTGGGGAGTTGCAGGGCCTCTTAAAGATGATTCTGGAAATGTTGTCGGTGCAATTGAGTGTATGCGCAATGTTACAGATCGCAAAATTGTTGAGCAAGAGCTTCACCGTGCGAAACTTGCTGCTGAAGCGGCAACCAGAGCTAAGTCTGAATTTCTTGCTAATATGAGTCATGAAATCCGAACTCCCATGAATAGTATTGTGGGTTTTGGCCATCTGTTGCAAAGCTCTGATCTTGATTTGATTCAGGAAGAATATCTTAAAAAAATGATGTCTTCAGCTGGTTTTCTGCTCTCAATTATTGATGAAATTTTAGATTTTTCTAAGATTGAAGCCGGGAAGTTTGTTCTTGAAGAAGTTGAGTTTGAACTTGATAGCGTTCTTGCCAAAATTTGCAATATGGTCGCTGTTAAGTCGGAGCAGAAGGACATTGAGTTCGTTCTTTCCGTAGCACCGGACGTACCTCATAAGATTGTGGGTGACCCGCTGCGACTTGAACAGATTCTAACTAATCTTTCAAATAATGCGGTTAAGTTTACTGAAAAAGGTGAAGTTAACCTTCTGATATCCAGTAAAGGGCAGAGCGATAAGTGTGCTGAAATTGAGTTTATAATTAAGGATAGTGGCATTGGTCTCAGTGAGGATGAGGTTAGTGATCTTTTCAGGTCATTTTCACAGGCTGATGCCTCAATTACCCGTAAATATGGTGGAACCGGACTTGGGCTGGCCATTACACACAGTCTTGTCACTCAAATGGGCGGCGATATACACGTTGAAAGTGAACTTGATCAGGGCAGTTCTTTTTCATTCACTGTTTCATTTGATATTGTTGAGAGTGATGTCTGTTTTTATCTTTCAAATAATATACGGCGGCCTAGAGTTCTTGTTGTTGACGATAATAAACTATCACAATTTTTCATAGCTTCAACGCTTCGAGATATTTCATTCGATGTTGTTTTAGAGTCTTCAGCAGTCAGTGCTATTAAAGTTTTAAAGAGTGCAGCTGACGAGAAGAATGCATTTGATCTAATTTATATGTCTTTTAGAATGTCGGGAATTAGTGGATTGGAGGCAGTCCAACTCGTCAAAGAAATACCTGTCATTAAAAATATCCCTATTATATTGATGGTTCCGGTGAGTGCTGATGAGGAATTTAGACAGGACGCTCTGGGAAAAGGAACTGCTGGTTTTATTAGTAAACCGGTTACTCGTTTGTCTCTTTATGAATCTCTTCGCAATAATTTTGATATAGAAGGAAATTATACTTCTGATTGTGTTGTCGAAGAGTCTGAACTTATTCAGGATAATGAAAGCCCAAAAAAGCGAGTGCTGCTGGTTGAGGATAATTTATTGAATCAGCAGGTAGCAAAGAGGATGCTTGAAGGTCTCGGTTGTACTGTGGATGTTGCCGTTAACGGTCAAAAGGGAGTGGAGGCTCTCTGGGCGAATTCGTATGATTTGGTTCTGATGGATATTCAAATGCCCGAGATGGACGGGTTAACCGCAACAAGGCTTATTCGTTCGGACAAACGGTATGATGATCTTCCTATTTTAGCTATGACTGCCCATGCTATGCAGGGAGATCGTGAAAAGAGTCTGAATGCAGGAATGAATGAGCATCTTACGAAACCGATCAACCCGAAGGTCTTAAGGGCTGCATTACGTAAGTATATAGATAAAGACTCGTCGTCTTACAAAGCAATTGGTAATTTTATTGATATTGGAGATGTTGCCTTGCCTCAAATCTCAGGCATAGACTGTGAAGGGGGGCTGAAAAATATCGGAGGAAATTATCCCAGTTATATTAGAGTGCTATATGGGTTTAGAAGTGAGTACACCGGGGTTGTTTCTGAACTGCAGGAAATGGTTGAAAAATCAGATTTTGATACGGCCTTAGTTGTTTTGCATTCTTTGAAAAGTGTAGCTGGGAATATAGGTGCAGTCCATCTTTGTGAGCTGTGCGGTGCTCTTGAAAAGGGTATAAAAGATAAAAATTACAGAAAAATTGAGCTTGATTTTCAGTTTTTTTCTGCGGAACTTGATATGATTATTGATAGCCTTGCAACTGTAGAAGACATTTTATAA
- a CDS encoding PAS domain S-box protein, giving the protein MYKYPQRTLGLTAQLLIPMLALVMVMGIFIFSWSFYLSKTTLEDELKIDLDKTETIIDLAMSNTLTDMTDDLIEMTVTPEFKRAAKNNDSEYISQKMYDFMSSRQGYLLDVLSIYKNGKNWIEEGSIELPMLQLRNSFNNNINTTPTWAHISYRSLEKLQTILFCAIPIFDEQTGEITGILYGGIDLNSNVSFIDMLKKVSSSIDAALFSRNRLIISSSNPSKETMKKLLDWAGEVKQNQFKIYDNLVYSTVQLMPQQSGTPLFFTFSRKNPSFQSLKKNYMKNLGILLSLATLLAIFTSWALQKRILKALKNLTDYAHAVATGEQGLSFKEGQVREFNQLGKTLETMVSRLDENSTYISRLFSAAKAPIINCDLNGVILDMNPAAEKLIGFSNNITDYNLSKIFPAQYAEILKESIKLAASEESPPVVEIPVYSGTGDEQFFIWTFSPVQMDRDIDPNFILLQGLDVTQNRRAMKKAHESEARLRQIIDLLPQDIFANDMDGKFLLVNRIKALKLGLNVEEITGKDIHDVILDSVEMNRILEDDKLVLSRNEKMLTEESFLDENRDTHWMSTTRVPYISAETNTPAVLTISMDITRIKEVEQELQSLNKELVERVTMRTTELENANTALLKSMDELRQTQDKLVETEKMASLGELVAGVAHEINTPLGISVTSASFMKEMIANLKNSFESGEMKRSDLEKCLQTGTEAIGNIMKNLERSARLISNFKQLAVDQASDDIRRINLNEYIQGIVLSLKPKLKEHNHNLKVNCPNGLEVKIPPGSLMQVITNLVINSLTHAFPDRDNGNISIVAKQNGNGILLQFSDDGIGMGTEQLLKVFEPFYTTARSSGSAGLGMHLVYNIITRALKGRIECSSSLGEGTSYEIWFPMNSGE; this is encoded by the coding sequence ATGTATAAATATCCCCAAAGAACATTAGGGCTGACAGCGCAGCTTTTAATTCCCATGCTTGCACTGGTCATGGTTATGGGGATTTTTATTTTCTCATGGTCATTCTATCTGTCCAAAACAACGTTAGAAGATGAATTGAAAATTGATCTAGACAAGACAGAGACTATCATCGATCTGGCAATGAGTAACACTCTGACAGACATGACAGACGACCTTATAGAAATGACTGTCACTCCCGAATTTAAAAGAGCAGCTAAAAACAATGATTCTGAATACATCAGTCAAAAAATGTATGACTTCATGAGTTCACGCCAAGGGTATCTGTTAGATGTTCTTTCTATATATAAAAACGGCAAAAACTGGATAGAGGAAGGAAGCATTGAACTTCCTATGCTCCAACTACGCAACAGCTTCAATAACAATATAAACACGACCCCGACATGGGCCCATATTTCATACAGATCACTGGAGAAGTTACAAACAATATTGTTTTGTGCTATACCAATATTTGACGAGCAAACAGGGGAAATCACGGGCATTCTATATGGAGGGATTGATCTTAATTCGAATGTATCCTTTATCGATATGTTAAAGAAAGTTTCTTCTTCAATTGATGCAGCACTCTTTAGCCGAAACCGCCTCATTATTTCAAGCTCTAATCCCTCCAAAGAAACTATGAAAAAGCTTCTCGACTGGGCAGGAGAAGTTAAACAAAATCAATTCAAGATTTATGATAATCTGGTATATTCCACAGTACAGCTAATGCCACAGCAATCAGGCACCCCTTTGTTTTTCACGTTCTCAAGAAAAAACCCATCATTCCAGTCACTCAAAAAAAATTATATGAAAAACCTTGGGATACTGCTTTCCCTTGCAACGCTGCTGGCTATATTCACCTCATGGGCATTGCAAAAAAGGATATTGAAAGCCCTCAAGAACCTTACTGATTATGCGCATGCTGTCGCAACAGGAGAGCAAGGTTTGTCCTTTAAGGAAGGACAAGTGAGAGAATTCAACCAACTGGGTAAAACCCTTGAGACAATGGTATCAAGACTTGATGAAAACAGCACATATATCTCACGGCTTTTTTCTGCAGCGAAAGCACCTATAATAAACTGCGACTTGAATGGAGTAATTCTGGATATGAATCCAGCAGCTGAAAAGCTTATCGGTTTCAGCAACAACATCACAGATTATAATCTTTCAAAAATATTTCCAGCACAGTATGCTGAAATACTTAAGGAAAGCATAAAATTAGCTGCAAGTGAAGAATCCCCTCCAGTTGTCGAGATACCAGTGTATTCAGGGACAGGTGATGAGCAATTCTTTATCTGGACATTTTCGCCAGTACAAATGGATAGAGATATTGACCCGAACTTTATTCTTTTACAGGGGTTAGATGTCACTCAGAATAGAAGAGCGATGAAAAAAGCCCACGAGAGTGAGGCTCGACTCAGGCAGATTATTGACCTTCTGCCGCAAGATATTTTCGCCAATGACATGGATGGTAAATTTTTGCTTGTTAATCGTATAAAGGCTTTAAAACTGGGCTTAAACGTTGAAGAAATTACCGGAAAAGATATTCATGATGTTATTCTGGACTCAGTAGAAATGAACCGCATACTTGAAGACGACAAGCTGGTACTCTCACGCAATGAAAAAATGCTCACTGAAGAAAGTTTTCTTGATGAAAATCGCGATACACACTGGATGTCAACAACTCGCGTCCCTTATATCTCAGCCGAGACCAACACACCGGCCGTTTTAACAATTTCTATGGACATTACGCGCATAAAGGAAGTTGAACAGGAGCTTCAATCCTTGAACAAAGAACTGGTAGAACGGGTTACAATGCGAACTACGGAACTCGAAAATGCGAACACAGCCCTGCTTAAATCAATGGATGAACTGCGCCAGACTCAAGACAAACTTGTTGAAACCGAAAAAATGGCTTCACTTGGAGAGTTAGTCGCAGGAGTAGCTCATGAAATAAATACTCCGCTAGGCATAAGTGTTACAAGTGCATCTTTTATGAAAGAAATGATTGCTAACCTTAAAAATTCTTTTGAATCTGGAGAGATGAAAAGATCAGATCTTGAAAAATGTCTTCAAACAGGAACAGAGGCAATCGGAAATATCATGAAAAATCTTGAAAGATCAGCACGCCTGATCAGTAACTTTAAACAACTGGCAGTTGATCAGGCCTCTGATGATATAAGACGAATTAACCTTAATGAGTATATTCAGGGAATTGTCCTATCTTTAAAACCTAAATTAAAAGAACATAACCATAACCTCAAAGTAAATTGCCCGAATGGGCTTGAAGTCAAAATCCCGCCAGGATCACTGATGCAGGTCATTACTAATCTGGTAATTAATTCTCTCACTCATGCCTTTCCAGATAGAGATAACGGTAATATTTCGATTGTAGCAAAACAGAATGGAAACGGCATTCTATTACAATTTTCAGACGATGGGATAGGTATGGGAACTGAACAACTTCTGAAAGTTTTTGAACCATTTTATACGACAGCAAGAAGTTCTGGCAGCGCCGGACTTGGAATGCACCTTGTCTACAATATTATTACCCGTGCCCTGAAAGGAAGAATAGAATGCAGCAGCTCCCTTGGTGAAGGGACTTCATATGAGATATGGTTTCCCATGAACAGCGGAGAATAA